The Helianthus annuus cultivar XRQ/B chromosome 16, HanXRQr2.0-SUNRISE, whole genome shotgun sequence genome includes a window with the following:
- the LOC110918541 gene encoding signaling peptide TAXIMIN 1, whose product MCCGDGDCRPLGFLLGLPFAFLSLLLSIIGIVVWIVGLLLTCICPCCLCVTVLVEIAIELIKAPIHVMEWFMSKIPC is encoded by the exons ATGTGTTGCGGCGATGGCGATTGCAGACCTTTGGGCTTCCTACTCGGTCTCCCCTTCGCTTTCCTCTCTCTTCTTCTCTCCATCATCGGTATCGTCGTCTGGATCGTCGG ATTGTTGTTGACATGCATATGTCCGTGCTGTTTGTGCGTTACGGTGCTGGTTGAAATCGCAATTGAGTTGATCAAGGCTCCGATTCATGTCATGGAGTGGTTTATGTCGAAGATTCCTTGTTGA
- the LOC110920157 gene encoding F-box protein At5g07610-like — protein MGLAFHQTDCVRYKVICVLSVDVDSYQIQVYSSDTKEWKISIESFPASIPIIRDGVYWNGAVYWASLFDNRNYWYFKIDDQQLHTLPLPLGLIPSDSEVVTKYLGESRGHLHLIAYKNFQGGMLRLNVYEMLSDHSGWFVKYQLQLDELPAAAFPSRIVGYVPDYEFQVMDVVRGEEEEDTFLVLETLEKIITYNFHDRSFKQIYSFTKYCSSSFYRYTETLSSF, from the coding sequence ATGGGTctggcatttcatcaaacagatTGTGTTCGCTACAAAGTTATCTGTGTTCTTTCTGTTGATGTggattcgtatcagattcaagtcTACTCGTCTGACACAAAGGAATGGAAGATATCTATCGAATCTTTCCCTGCCTCTATACCCATCATCCGTGACGGGGTTTACTGGAATGGAGCTGTTTATTGGGCTTCTTTATTTGACAATAGAAATTACTGGTACTTCAAAATAGATGATCAACAGCTGCACACGTTACCCTTGCCTCTTGGCTTGATCCCTTCTGATTCTGAAGTGGTGACAAAGTACTTGGGAGAATCCAGAGGTCATCTACATTTAATTGCATACAAGAATTTCCAAGGAGGTATGTTACGCCTGAATGTGTATGAGATGTTGAGCGATCATTCTGGCTGGTTTGTCAAGTATCAACTACAGCTTGATGAACTTCCCGCTGCTGCTTTCCCAAGTAGGATCGTTGGGTACGTTCCCGATTATGAGTTCCAAGTCATGGATGTGGTTAGAggcgaagaagaagaagatacaTTCCTGGTGCTGGAAACTCTTGAAAAGATTATAACATACAATTTTCATGACAGGAGTTTTAAACAGATATATAGTTTTACCAAATATTGTAGTTCAAGTTTTTATCGTTACACCGAAACCTTGTCTTCTTTCTAA
- the LOC110918539 gene encoding uncharacterized protein LOC110918539, giving the protein MVDTRAQTKKMHDACFPHASMEDSNHQSTEPGAIIGSNDDLLTEILLRLPAPSILRFKSVSKHWLLLLSQIHFTQSLVMGYYFALPGPKAAMVLINIMYLIPPPSSWHSSHPFPEIVALYGLWVWHFIKQIVFATKLFVFFMYGLVWIRIRFRSTRLTQRNGRYLSNLSLRLYPSFATGFTGMELFIGLLYLTIEITGSSK; this is encoded by the exons ATGGTGGACACCAGAGCCCAAACCAAGAAGATGCACGATGCCTGCTTCCCGCATGCTTCCATGGAGGATTCTAATCATCAATCGACTGAGCCTGGAGCAATTATTGGTTCCAACGATGACCTTTTAACCGAGATTCTTCTCCGCCTCCCTGCTCCCTCTATCCTTCGTTTCAAATCCGTATCCAAACACTGGCTTTTGCTTTTGAGTCAGATACATTTCACCCAAAG TCTTGTAATGGGTTACTACTTTGCGTTACCCGGCCCAAAGGCCGCAATGGTGCTAATAAATATTATGTATTTAATCCCACCACCAAGCAGTTGGCACTCATCCCACCCGTTCCCAGAGATCGTAGCGCTATATGGTTTATGGGTctggcatttcatcaaacagatTGTGTTCGCTACAAAGTTATTTGTGTTCTTTATGTATGGCCTGGTGTGGATTCGTATCAGATTCAGGTCTACTCGTCTGACACAAAGGAATGGAAGATATCTATCGAATCTTTCTCTGCGTCTATACCCATCATTCGCCACGGGGTTTACTGGAATGGAGCTGTTTATTGGGCTTCTTTATTTGACAATAGAAATTACTGGTTCTTCAAAATAG